The Natronoarchaeum mannanilyticum nucleotide sequence TCACAGCCGAACGCCGCGACGACGAACTGCTGCGCGTCCACGCCGACGACCTCTCGCTGGACGGGTTCACGGTCGAGTACAGCGGTTCCTCGGAGTCGAAGCCCGACGTCGCCGTCTCCGAGTCGCTGATCGACGCCGCGATGGGCTACGTCGACGCCGCCGTCGAGCAGGCCCGCGAGGCCGTCGCCGAAGAACGCGGCGAGGACGTTTCCGAGGTCGGCTTCGACATCACGATCGAGAGCGACATCCCGCTGGGCGCCGGGCTCGGCTCCTCGGCGGCCGTCACGGTCGCCGGGATCGACGCCGCCACGCGCGAACTGGGAGTCGAGCTGTCGCCCGAGACCGTCGCCGATCGGGCGTTTCAGGCCGAGTACGAGGTTCAGTCGGGCGAGGCGTCCCGCGCGGACACGTTCTGCTCGGCGATGGGCGGGGCGGTCCGCGTCGAGGGCGACGACTGCCGGCGGATCGAGGCGCCGGACCTGCCGATCGTCGTCGGCTTCGACGGCGGCGCCGGGGACACCGGCGCGCTCGTCGCCGGCGTCCGACAGCTCCGCGAGGAGTACGACTTCGCCGCCGACACGATCGAGGCGATCGGCGACATCGTCCGCGAGGGCGAGCAGGCGCTGGCCGAGGGCGATATCGCGGAGCTGGGCCGGCTGATGGACTTCAACCACGGGCTGCTGGAGGCGCTGGGCGTCTCCTCGCGCTCGCTCGATCGGATGGTCTGGGCCGCCCGCGACGCCGGCGCCGAGGGCGCGAAGCTGACCGGCGCGGGCGGCGGCGGCTGCGTCGTCGCGCTCGACGAGACCGACGAGACGAGTACCGCGCTCCGGTTCACGCCGGGCTGCGAAGAAGCGTTCCGCGCCGAACTCGACCGCGACGGCGTGCGCGTCGAGCAGCCTCCGAGCGACGACCGCATGGAGGGCGCCTGAAATGACGACCGTCCTCAAGCTGGGCGGCAGCGTCGTCACCGAGAAGGACCGCGACGAGACGGTCGACGGCCCGGAGCTCGACCGGGCGGCGTCGGCCGTCGCGGCGGCTCGCTCGGGCGGAGGCGGCGACGGTAGCGGCGGGACCGGCGACGCCGTCGACGACCTCGTGATCGTCCACGGCGGCGGCAGCTTCGGCCACCCGAACGCAGCGGGATGGGGCGTCACAACCGAGGAGGGAACCCGCGACGCCGACGGCGTGCTGGCGATCCACGGCGCGATGACGACGCTGAACAAGTTCGTCCTCCGGCGCCTGCGCGACGAGGGCGTCCCCGCGGTGCCGGTCCATCCCCTCTCTGCCGCGCACCGGGACGCCGACGCCGACCTCACGCTGCCCACCGGACAGGTTCGGACGTTGCTCGACGAAGGGTTCGTGCCCGTGCTTCACGGCGACGTGATCGCGCACGCGGGCGAGGGCGTCACCGTGCTGAGCGGCGACGAGATCGTCGCGGAACTCGCCGGACAGCTGGACGCCGAGCGCGTCGGCGTCTGCTCGACGGTGCCGGGCGTGCTCGACGCGGATGACGAGGATAGCGTCGACGAGGCGTCCGTCATCGCCGAAATATCGTCCTTCGACGACGTCGCGGACGTGCTCGGCGGCAGCGACGCGACGGACGTCTCGGGCGGCATGGCCGGGAAAGTTCGCGAACTGCTCGCGCTCGACGTTCCGGCCTCGATCTTCGACCTCGACGCGCTCTCGGCGTTTCTCGCGGGCGAGCGCCCGGGGACGACGATTCGCGGCGACGAGAAGTAGCGAGGCGACCGCCGTTCAGGGTTTGTCGCTCTCGTCGGGAATGTACGGTGAAAGAGCGTCCGGCGCGACGTCCGCGACTACCGGCGCGAGGTCGGGGAGTCGCCTGCGCACCGCGGCGTAGACGGCCGAAATCGCGAGCAAGACGAGGACGAACAGCTCGAAGCGGCCCTCCAGCAAGAACCACAGCGGGACGCCGATGCCCAGTCCGAGCACGAAGTCCTCGGGCGCGCCGTCGTACCGGATCCAGCGCCGCGGCGGGAGCCAGCGTCCCCGGTAGTGGTCGTACACGGCGCGCTCGGAGGTTCCCCTCCAGGGCCGCAGTTCCAGGCCGCCGCCGAGGGCGTCCATGCAGCAGTGGACCGCGGCGGCGACCACCGCGAGCGCGAGCGCGACCGTCGCCGGCGTCGTGACGATGGCTGCGAGGGCGACCGCGGGGATCGACAGGGCGGCGAAGTACACCGGGAAGTGGAGCGTCCGACGGTGGGCGGTGTACATGTCTGCGTCGGGGAACCCGCCGCCGAGGGCCCCGCCGACCAGCGCCGCCGTGCCGAGGTCGGGTGCGGCGACGACGATCGGCGTCGCCAGCGCCAGCCCGATCAGCACGTGGGTGGTCAGCATCATATACCCGAGGAAGGGCGTCCGATCCATTAAGCGCGTCGTCCGCGTCGGCGTCCGGCTCGGATGCCACGCCTTTTTAAACCATGAGCGCATAGTGTCTCCCAACACGACCCGCGGGTAGTGGCGTGCGTCCTCGAGACGCGCGCTGCGGGCGGGTGCGCGGCCGACGTGCTGCAAGACGCCGGGGTCACGTTCCCGTTATTCGTGGGTGTTTCCGTGAGCGCATCGCCACCGCAACGTGGCTTTGAATGCTCGGATCAACTATGGAAGTCGAAATAGCAACGATAGGCGGTTACGAGGAGGTCGGACGGCAGATGACGGCGGTACGAGCTGGCGAGGACGTCGTCATCTTCGACATGGGTCTGAACCTCTCGAAGGTTCTGATCCACGACAACGTCGAGACCGAACGGATGCACAGCCTCGACCTGATCGACATGGGCGCCATCCCGGACGATCGGGTGATGAGCGACCTCGAGGGCGACGTGAAGGCCATCGTGCCGACGCACGGTCACCTCGACCACATCGGCGCCATCAGCAAGCTCGCCCACCGGTACAACGCGCCGGTCGTGGCGTCGCCGTTCACGATCGAGCTGGTCAAACAGCAGATCGAGGGCGAGCAGAAGTTCGGCGTCGAGAACGACCTCGTGAAGATGGAAGCCGGCGAGAAGATGAGCATCGGCGACACCGGCAACGTCGAGCTCGAGTTCGTGAACGTCACGCACTCGATCATCGACGCGATCAATCCCGTCCTTCACACACCCGAGGGTGCTGTCGTCTACGGGCTGGACAAGCGCATGGACCACACGCCGGTCATCGGCGACCCGATCGACATGGAGCGGTTCCGCGAGATCGGCCGCGAGGGTGAGGGCGTGCTGTGTTACATCGAGGACTGCACGAACGCCAACAAGAAGGGCCGCACGCCCAGCGAGAACGTCGCCCGCGAGCACCTGCGCGACGTGATGCACAGCATCGAGGACTACGACGGCGGCATCGTCGCGACGACGTTCTCCAGCCACATCGCGCGCGTCTCCAGCCTCGTCGAGTTCGCCAAGGACATCGGGCGCCAGCCCGTCCTGCTCGGCCGGTCGATGGAGAAGTACTCCGGCACCGCCGAGCGACTGAACTTCGTCGACTTCCCCGAGGATCTCGGGATGTTCGGCCACCGCAAGTCCGTCGATCGGACGTTCAAGCGGATCATGAACGAGGGCAAGGAGAACTACCTGCCGATCGTCACCGGCCACCAGGGCGAGCCCCGCGCGATGCTCACCCGAATGGGTCGCGGCGACACGCCGTACGAACTCGACGACGGCGACAAGGTCATCTTCTCGGCGCGAGTGATCCCGGAGCCGACCAACGAGGGGCAGCGCTACCAGTCCGAGAAACTGCTGGGCATGCAGGGCGCCCGCATCTACGACGACATCCACGTCTCGGGCCACCTCCGACAGGAGGGTCACTACGAGATGCTCGACGCGCTCCAGCCCCAGCACGTCATCCCCGCCCACCAGGACATGAAGGGCTACTCCAGCTACGTCGATCTCGCCGAGAGCGAGGGGTACAAGCTCGGGCGGGATCTCCACGTCACCCGGAACGGCAACATGATCCAGCTGGTCGAGTGATATGACTGGATCCGAGGCGCGAGAGGAACGGGTGCTGGAGGCCGTCGGACAGCGGCGGGAACTCGTAAACGACGCCATCCCCGAGGAACTCCCGATCACCGACCCCGAGCGGCTCTACGAGGCCTCACGGTACCTGCTGGACGCGGGCGGCAAGCGTCTCCGCCCCACCGTGCTGTTGTTGGTCGCGGAAGCGCTCGCCGACGTCGAACCGCTCTCAGCGGACTACCGGTCGTTCCCGTCGCTGAACGGCTCCGACGTCGACGTGATGGCGGCGGCGGTCAGCGTCGAGACCATCCAGTCGTTCACGCTGATCCACGACGACATCATGGACGACGACGACCTTCGGCGGGGCGTCCCCGCGGTCCACCGAGAGTACGATCTCGAGACGGCGATCCTCGCCGGCGACACGCTCTACTCGAAGGCGTTCGAGATCATGCTCGATACCGACGCCCAGGCCGACCGGACGGTCCGGGCTCTCGACGTGCTGGCGACGACCTGCACGAACATCTGCGAGGGCCAGGCGCTGGACGTCGAGTTCGAGACGAGCTCGGACGTGCTCACGGAGGACTACCTCGAGATGATCGAACAGAAGACCGCCGTCCTGTACGGAGCGTCGTCCAGCGTCCCGGCGCTGCTGCTTGGCGCCGACGACGAGACCGTCGAGCAGCTGTACGGGTACGGCATCGACGTGGGCCGCGCGTTCCAGATCCAGGACGACGTGCTGGATCTCACCGTCCCCAGCGAGAAGCTGGGCAAACAACGCGGTAGCGACCTCGTCGAGGGCAAGCAGACGCTGCTGACGCTCCACGCCCGAGAGCAGGGCGTCGACGTCGACTCGCTGGTCGACGCCGAGAGCGTCGAGGCCGTCACCGAAGCCGAGATCGACGAGGCGGTCGCCGAGCTCGAGGCCGCGGGCAGCATCGACTACGCCCGCGACACGGCGGCGGAACTCGTCGAGTCCGGAAAGGAGCGGCTGGAAGTGCTCCCCGACAACGAAGCGAGACACCTGCTCGAACAGCTGGCCGACTACCTGATCGAGCGCGGCTACTGACGCCAGATCACTTTTTGCTTCGCCGGCTCCCGGCGCGTAGCTCCGCCGAGTCGCAGTACGGGCAGTTGGGATCTTCGACCGAGGGCGCGTACGCAAACGCTCTCCCGCAGTCCGCACACTCGAAACGCCGACCGCCGTCGTGCCCGCCGACGGCATCGCGAAGCTGATCGAACAGCCCCATGTGCGAGTGACCGACAGGCTCGTCCTTAACTATTGCCAACAGTTAGCATACAATTCGAAAGGCCGCCACGATCGTGAGGCTGGAACACTCCTCAGTACCCATAATACCGCGTATTCAGGGGGTTTGCGGCCTATTTGCGACATCTCTCCGACCGGCAGACTCCCGACGATTCTATATATCATCATGGGATTTACGAGTCTCGCATCGCCCATGCAAGAAATGTAATATTTCCATCCATTTGTCGGGACGAATCCGAGATCGGCGCCGATAGCGCCTCTCCAGCGGACAACCGTCTGGCGAGGCAGTGCCGTGGCGTCCGCGGGAAGCGGATGCTGCGATTGATACAGCGGCGACTCGTTCAGGACAGCAGCGCGTAGACGTTCGACTCGTAGGTTTCGCGGACCCTATCGCCCCAGTCGTGGGTGTACGTGTCGATGACGTCCTCGGCGACGTCGCCGCGCAGGTACTTGACGATCCCCCGATCCCCCGTCTCGCTCCGGAGGTGCGTGGTGAAGAAGTGCCGAAAGTAGTGGGGAGTGACGTTCTCGGCTGCGCCGCCGCCGGTTCGATACCACCCCTGATCCGCAGCGTGGTCGGTGACGATCCGATGGACGGCGTCGATGGAGAGCCGCTGGCCCCAGCCGTCTCGCGTCCCGACGAACAACGGCTCGGCGTCCGACACGGCGTCGGGACGAACCGCAAGCCACCGGACCAACACCCGGGACAACTCGTCGTCGACCGGAATCACGGTGTCGCGCTTTCGCTTGTTGGATTCGGTCCGCCGCTCGCCGTTGACCTCGACGCCCTGTCGCGGTTCCGCGGAGACGTACAGCGAATCCGGTCGCCCGGAAACCGACGGTCTGATCGACTGTCTGGCCCCGCCCGGCTCGTCGGACAGGTACAGATCGCGAACGTCGAGATTACACAGCTCGCCGGCTCGCATACCGGTTTTCAACAACGTGACGATCACCGCACGATCCAGGGGATGGCGAATATCGGCGACGAACGACCGCATCTCCGCCACGGAGAGTTCCCTGCGCGCCGGGTCGGTGTCGATCGACTCGTCCATCTGCTCGACGACGATCGTCATCGGGTTCGAATCGAACGCGTCGACCTGGGTCATGTACCCGTAGAATCGGTGGAGATACGACGCGTACGTCGCGATCGTGCTGTCGGCCAGCTCGCCGCGCTTCGCGTGGATCCACTCCATACAGTCCCTGTGGGTCGCTTCGCGGACGGTCACGCCGCTCGACGACCGAGTCGTGCCGTCAGCAAGGAACGCCTCGAACTCCCGCAGAACGCGCTCGTAGGCCTCCTGCGTCCGTTCGGTCTTTCCGTGATACCCCACGTCCTGGACGAAGTACGCGATCGGATCGTCAACGTCGCCGGCGCCGCTCCGTGCCTCGCTCATGACTGAACGGTGTACCCTCCTTCGCGACCGCTGTAGCGGATGGCGTTTTCGTCCTGGAGCTCCTGGACGGCCTCGTCGAGCTGGCGCTCGATGTCGTCGGTCACCGCCTCGACGAGCTCGTCCCACGAGAGCACGCCATCTCGATCGAGCACCTCGAGGACGCGGTCGGTCAGGTCGTCGCCACTGTTGTCCGATCCCGTCTGAGAGGACCCCGTTTCACCGCTCTCAACCCCTGGGGTAGCGCCTCCAGAACGGGGCTCCATTTCTCCCCGATCCTGTTCTTTGACTGATTCTTCCTGCTCTCTCGGTGCCGAGAACTCACCCGTTTCACCAGTCGCCTCCGGCGGGGAGAAGTCGCTGCGTCCGGCCTGGACCATCGTCCGGACGAACTCGCTTTGACTCATCCCGAGCTCGTCGGCGTGGTCGGCCCACAGACGTTTTTGGTACGTCGGGACGTACGTCTTCACGGCCGTCCGGGACGTGTCCGCGTCTCGTTCGGTCGTCACGCGACGACCGATGAACGCTGTTACCTTCAATGTTTCCATTACTCAGGATAAAGTATCTTATTCTGTCTATTGGTGCCGCGTAGTTGGGGTTATTTTGACAAACTAGCCCCGTAAATCCCCAAAGTGGTGCTACATAACCAGATAAAATCTTGCTTGTTATTCACTATCGTTATCTGGCTATCTCCTCGAAACGTGATCGGCACCTCTTTTCGAGGTGGCCGTCGCACTACCTCGTACGCTGGATCGGGAGGAACGAGAACGTCGATTGATCGACGCTGCCGGGCTGTCTGATATATCTTAGAACATTGCGCTTCCTGTCCCGAGCCCCCGGTGGTGCTCTCACGACAACCAGTGCTCGTCGACGGGATATCAGCGTCGTAGCGTTGCGGATCAGTCTGACAAACTGGTCGCCCTCGGCGCACGGACAAGTGATTTCCGTCGGAAGCGGCGTGACGTGGGTGCGAGGAGATCCGCGCGTCGCTAGTGCGATTTCGGTCTCCCGTCGTCAGTTGCCCAACCGTTCGACCCGGGTCCGTGCAGCGTCTCGTTCCCCGTCGGCGTCAGCAGTTTACTGCTCTTCTTCGTACTTTCGAGCGTTCCGGACTCGGCGGGGTCCGAACCGAAGCAACGAAATCGGCGGCTACTGGCACCACGTCGCTGCCAGTGAGTAGTAAAACTCGTAGATTCCGGCCCGGGCCCGTTACTCGAAAGGCGGTGTTCAGTGCTTCCCTGTATCGTCCTTTGTCGGGCCTCAACTCTGGTTTTCCAAGAGTCAGCTACGTTTTCTTCTTATGTTATACGATAACATATGACACGATACGGCGCCGCGTATCCAACTTCTATATCGCATATCGCTATAGCTAACTGCGTTCCATCTCTGCAGATTCGCCAACCTCACGCGCGCGCGAAGACGAACCGACCCGCCGAGGCGTCCCGATCGGCTATTCGTCGTCCGAGGGCGAAAAGACGTTCCCCGGAACGTTGGTCTGCCCGTTTTTCTCTCCGAACCCCGCACTGAGAACGCGCGTCAGAGCGTCCTCCACGGACTCGTCGAGCTCGATGACGTCTTCCTCGTCGACTTCGACGACGATCCCGCTAGTCACGTTCGGGGACGTCGGAATGAATATCACGGGGTTCCCCTCGTCGGACTCGTGGCCCGTATCGAAGCCCGTCACCCGGAGGTCGCCCCACGGCTTGAGTTTGACGGGGCGTTTCAGCCCGTCGGTGTCCGCGACGACGGTTTCGATCGCCATCTTCGAGGCGTTGTACACGACCCGGATCCCTGGGACGCGGTTCATCAGGGCGTCCAGGCGCATCGCCAGCACCGTCCCCAGCGCGGTCCGCATCAGGTATCCGATGCCGAACACCCAGGTCACGAACAGGGCGATGCTGAGTACGACGCCGACCGCAGGCGGCTGAATTCCCTCGACCAGCGGGAGCGCCGCCAGCTTCGTGTAGAGCCATCGAAGGGCGAAGACGCTGACGAGGATCGGCAGCAGGATGACGAGCCCGCTCCCCAGATTCCGTTTCAGCCAGTCCATAGCTACGTCTAATCGCACGACCACATTAGCGTTCTCGTCGAGTTACGAGAGGCGCCCCGCGACGTCGGCTTCGGTGATGATCCCGACCGTCTCGCCCCGATCGGTCACCATCACGGCCTTGTAGTGTTCGAGCAGGCTCGTGATTTCGTCGAGCGTCGTGTCCTCCGAGACCGTCGGGAAGCTCTCGCTCATGAACTCCCGGACAGGTTCGGCGCGGTCGTCCTCGTCGGCGTGGACCAGATCGCTCTGGCTGATGCTGCCGACGGGGATACCGTCCTGGAGGACGGGGAGCTGGGAGTACGCCTCCTCCTCCATCCGGTGGACGGCGACGCTGAGATCGTCGTCCGGAGACACGCGGATCACGTCCTCGTGCATTAGGTCTTCCGCGCGCACGATCCCGGTTTCGGCTTCCGCCAGCGCGTTGACGATCCGCCGGAGCGTCGAGAGTCGCGGATCGACGTCGCCGCCCTCGATCCGGGCGATCAGCGGCTGGGAGACGTCGGCCCGCTCGGCGAGTTCGCTCTGGGTCAGCCCGAGTTCGTTCCGGCGCTCGCGCAGGTCGGCCGGCGTCGGCAGTTCCATACCCGGAATTACTTTGGGTTATATTAAAAAGCTTGGGTCGCGGTAGCGGAACGCACGAAAGCGATCCCGCACTCGCTTCGGTCGTCGTGATGTCGCGGAACGGAGTTCCGCGAGCCCTGACTCGGCTTCGCCTCGTCAGGACGCCGATTCGAGTTCCTCGTCGTCCTCGTACTCGATCGTCTCGACGACCGACAGCGGGACGTCCCGCAGCGCGCCGCCGACTTCGCTCTTGGCGATGCGCTGGGCGTGTTCCTCGCTGTCGGCGTTGAACACCTTCATCTCCAGGACGAGTCCGACCAGCGCGGTGTCGGCCGCGACGAAGGCGGAGTCGAAGGGTTCTCCGCAGGCGGGACAGCCCGTCGCGCCGACCTCTACCTCGACGTAGTCCATGCTCTCTTCGTTCAGGCGCTTGCCGGCTTCGCTGACCGCGACGCCGATCGCGTCGTCGATCTCGGCGACGTCGCGCACCAACCATGCCGCTTCCATCGCAACGAGGTAGTTGCTCATACGTACTGTTCCGCGCCGGGGGTCCTCTTGCTTTGTGGTTCGCGCGCGTCACGTTTCAGATGCGCACGGCATCCTGAGTATCCGCATAAGTTATGGCGAAGCCGCCGTTCAGCGAGTGCGTGCCTACCCGTGGACGGGCGTGAACGCGAGTGGAGATGGGCACAATGCAAGCTCGCTTGAACCGCAAGCGGGCGTCGACCTCGAACGCGCGACATCGACCGTTATGTTAGATATATTCAGGTATTCTTTTATACGGTGGTCCGTTGCTCCAGAGCGAAGCAAGATGATCGCACGGGTGTACCGATCCAGCGTGTTTGCCCTGTACCAGCTGACAATCGCAGTCGGCATCCTCGTGATGCCGCTCGCGCTCGCGGCCCAGCGGACCGCCGGCCGCGCGCCGCCGATCCACCGGATCGTCGAGCGCCTCGAGAGCGCCTACGAGGGAGCGAAACCGTAATCGGGTACGCCCGGAAAAAGTCGGGATTATCCGGTCGTTCGACGCCGCCGCTCGGGAGCCTGCGGCCCGCTCGCAGCGATTCGGCGACGCCGTCCGGAACGCCGGCCATTTATATGCGCGCGACGTGTAGACGCGGGCAATGCGAACCCCGATGCACGACAACGAGTTCTCGCGAAACCGCGACCGGCTGTCGGGTGCCGACGACGATCCGCTGGGCCCCTCCATCGGCTCGCTGCCCGAGCCCGAGTTCTCCGAGGACGAACTGGAAAACGTGAACAAGACCGGGACGACGACGGTCGGCCTGACGACCGACGACGGCGTCGTCGTCGCGACGGACATGCGCGCCAGCCTCGGCGGACGGTTCGTCTCCAGCAAGGACGTCCAGAAGGTCGAGCAAATTCACCCCAGCGCCGTCCTCACGCTGGTCGGCTCGGTCGGCGGCGCCCAGTCCTTCATCAAGTATCTCCGCGTCGAGTCGAATCTCTACGAAACGCGCCGCGGCGAGCAGATGAGCATGCAGGCGCTGTCCTCGCTGGCGGGTAACTTCGCCCGCGGCGGCCCGTTCTTCGCGATCCATCCGATCCTCGCCGGCGTCGACGACGAGGGGAGCCACGTCTACAGCATCGACCCCGCGGGCGGCGTCGTCCGCGACGACTACACCGTCACCGGCAGCGGGATGCAGGTCGCCTACGGTACTCTCGAACAGTACTACGAGGAAGGTCTCTCGAACGAGGAAGCCAAGGAAGTCGCGGCGCGCTCCGTCAAGAGCGCCGTCGAGCGCGACACCGGCAGCGGCAACGGCGTGTTCCTCGCCGAAGTGACCGACGAAGAGGTCACGATTCAGGGCCACAAGGACTTCGACGACGTGCTGTAGCGCGGTTTCGGATCTTCTCTCCTCTCGGTGCTCGACCGCTGTAGCTGCGGCTGTCGGCGCCGTACTCGCGAGTTTCGGCGTCGCCGAGCCGAACGTCGGCGTCGCCAGACTGAACATCGGCATCGACCAGTCGAACGTCGGCGTCCCACGCTGAACGTCGGTCCCCGGCCACACTTTTTGTACGAACGGGCCGAAGCCCGCTCCATGACCACGATCAAGGACAGCGTCCACGACCACATCGCGGTCGAGGGCGTCGCGGCGGCGCTGCTCGACACCGCCGCGGTCCAGCGGCTCCGCCGGATCTCACAGTTAGGAACGGTGTCGCTGGCCTATCCCTCCGCCAACCACACGCGCTTCGAGCACAGCCTCGGCGTCTACCACCTCGCCTGCGAGGCTCTGGAGCACCTCGGCGTCCACGGGCGACAGGCCGAGCGCGTCAAGGCCGCCGCGCTGTTGCACGACGTGGGCCACAGCCCCTTCAGCCACAACGTCGAGGCGCTGCTGTACCGCCACACCGGGAAGTACCACGACGACGTCGAGGAGCTGCTGGCGTCGAACCCCGTCGGCGACGTCCTGCGCTCGCACGACCTCGATCCCGGGGCGGTCGCGGGGCTGATCGCCGGCGACGGCCAGTACGGCCAGCTCGTCTCGGGCGAACTCGACGTCGACCGGATGGACTACCTCGTGCGGGACGCCCACCACACCGGCGTCCCCTACGGGACGATCGACCACGAGCGGCTCGTCCGGGAGCTGACGTTCCTCGACGGCGAACTCGTGCTCGCGGAGGGCAACGTCCAGACGGCCGAGAGCCTGCTGGTCGCGCGCGCGCTGATGAACCCGACGGTGTACAGCCATCCGGTCGCCCGGATCGGCAAGTCGATGCTCCGCCGGGCGACCGAGCGGCTGATCGAGGACGGCGTGGCGACGCCCGAGACGATCCGGCGGATGGACGACTACGATCTGATCGCCGCCCTGCGCTCCGCCGAGTCGACCGAGTCCTACGCCCGCGCGCTCGACGAGCGCGATCTGTTCAAGCGGGCCGTCTGGGCCGAAATCGACGACGTTCCCGACTCCCTGCTCGATACGGATCACGAGCGCGTGCGCGAGCTCGAAGCCGAGATCGCGGATCGGGCGGGCGTGGCGCCCGAGCACGTCGTCATCGACGTCCCCTCGAAGCCCTCGATGACTGAATCGACGTCCCGGGTCGTCGTCAACGGCGAAATCAGGCGACTGGGCCAGCAGTCCCCGCTCGTCGACGCGCTCCGTGCCGCCCAGCGGTCGCAGTGGCGCTTCGGCGTCTACGCGCCCGAGGCGGTCACCGACGGCGTCGGCGGCGCCGCGGCGTCAGTCCTCGGGCTGGAGGCCGACGGCGGGCTGGTCACCGAGGTGCGGCGGGGCCACTACGCGACGCTCGACGAGTTCGAGCCCGACAAGTAGCGCCGGGGGGCGCTCTCAGGACCGTGCGCGCGTACGCGAAGGGTAAACGGAATGGTGCGGAAGCGCGTCCATCCCCCTATGGAACTGGAAGGAACTATTCTGCGCGGACGATCGTTCGACCCCGTCGAGGGTCGGGTCGTGATCGAGGACGGGGAAATCGCAGCCGTCGAGGAGACGAGCACGAACAGCGACGACGTGATCCTGCCGGCGTTCGTCAACGCTCACACGCACCTGGGCGACTCGATCGCCAAGGAGGCCGGCGGCGGACTGACGCTCGAAGAGCTCGTCGCCCCGCCGGACGGGCTGAAACACCGGCTTCTCAGGGCGGCCTCGCGCGAAGAACTCGTCGACGGGATGCGTCGATCGCTGCAGTTCATGCGCTCGACCGGCACGGGAACCTGCATCGAGTTCCGCGAGGGCGGCGTCGAAGGCGTCGAACAGCTGCGGGACGCCGCCGACGGGATCGACGTCGAGCCGGTGATCCTCGGTCGGGAGACCACCGACGCCATGGAGGCGAGCGACGGCTTCGGTGCGAGCGGCGCGAACGACGCCGACTTCGATCGCGAGCGCCGAGCCACCCGCGAGGCCGGCAAGCTCTTCGGCATCCACGCCGGCGAGGTCGACAGCTCGGACGTCGACCCGGCGCTCGATCTCGATCCGGACTTTCTGGTCCACATGGTTCACCCCGAGCCCCACCAGCTCGACCGGATCGACGACAGCGAGGTGCCGATCGTCCTCTGCCCGCGCTCGAACGTCGTGACCGACGTGGGACTGGCGCCCGTAGCGGAACTGGCCGATCGGACGACGCTGGCGCTCGGGACGGACAACGTGATGACAAACAGCCCGTCGATGTTCCGGGAGATGGCCTTCGCCGCGAAGCTGTTCGACCTCTCGGCTCGCGAGGTGCTTCGGATGGCGACGATCAACGGCGCCGAGATCGCGGGGCTGGATCGCGGCGTCGTCGCCGAGGGGCGGGAGGCCAAACTGCAGGTGCTCGACGGCGACTCCGACAACCTCGCCGGTGCGCAGGATATCGTGCGAGCCGTGGTTCGACGGGCGGGCCAGGCCGATG carries:
- a CDS encoding metal-dependent hydrolase, whose product is MMLTTHVLIGLALATPIVVAAPDLGTAALVGGALGGGFPDADMYTAHRRTLHFPVYFAALSIPAVALAAIVTTPATVALALAVVAAAVHCCMDALGGGLELRPWRGTSERAVYDHYRGRWLPPRRWIRYDGAPEDFVLGLGIGVPLWFLLEGRFELFVLVLLAISAVYAAVRRRLPDLAPVVADVAPDALSPYIPDESDKP
- a CDS encoding ribonuclease J, with the translated sequence MEVEIATIGGYEEVGRQMTAVRAGEDVVIFDMGLNLSKVLIHDNVETERMHSLDLIDMGAIPDDRVMSDLEGDVKAIVPTHGHLDHIGAISKLAHRYNAPVVASPFTIELVKQQIEGEQKFGVENDLVKMEAGEKMSIGDTGNVELEFVNVTHSIIDAINPVLHTPEGAVVYGLDKRMDHTPVIGDPIDMERFREIGREGEGVLCYIEDCTNANKKGRTPSENVAREHLRDVMHSIEDYDGGIVATTFSSHIARVSSLVEFAKDIGRQPVLLGRSMEKYSGTAERLNFVDFPEDLGMFGHRKSVDRTFKRIMNEGKENYLPIVTGHQGEPRAMLTRMGRGDTPYELDDGDKVIFSARVIPEPTNEGQRYQSEKLLGMQGARIYDDIHVSGHLRQEGHYEMLDALQPQHVIPAHQDMKGYSSYVDLAESEGYKLGRDLHVTRNGNMIQLVE
- a CDS encoding DUF5805 domain-containing protein, translating into MTTERDADTSRTAVKTYVPTYQKRLWADHADELGMSQSEFVRTMVQAGRSDFSPPEATGETGEFSAPREQEESVKEQDRGEMEPRSGGATPGVESGETGSSQTGSDNSGDDLTDRVLEVLDRDGVLSWDELVEAVTDDIERQLDEAVQELQDENAIRYSGREGGYTVQS
- the idsA3 gene encoding geranylfarnesyl diphosphate synthase yields the protein MTGSEAREERVLEAVGQRRELVNDAIPEELPITDPERLYEASRYLLDAGGKRLRPTVLLLVAEALADVEPLSADYRSFPSLNGSDVDVMAAAVSVETIQSFTLIHDDIMDDDDLRRGVPAVHREYDLETAILAGDTLYSKAFEIMLDTDAQADRTVRALDVLATTCTNICEGQALDVEFETSSDVLTEDYLEMIEQKTAVLYGASSSVPALLLGADDETVEQLYGYGIDVGRAFQIQDDVLDLTVPSEKLGKQRGSDLVEGKQTLLTLHAREQGVDVDSLVDAESVEAVTEAEIDEAVAELEAAGSIDYARDTAAELVESGKERLEVLPDNEARHLLEQLADYLIERGY
- the mvk gene encoding mevalonate kinase encodes the protein MTTSSAPGKVYLFGEHAVVYGEPAVPCAIERRARVTAERRDDELLRVHADDLSLDGFTVEYSGSSESKPDVAVSESLIDAAMGYVDAAVEQAREAVAEERGEDVSEVGFDITIESDIPLGAGLGSSAAVTVAGIDAATRELGVELSPETVADRAFQAEYEVQSGEASRADTFCSAMGGAVRVEGDDCRRIEAPDLPIVVGFDGGAGDTGALVAGVRQLREEYDFAADTIEAIGDIVREGEQALAEGDIAELGRLMDFNHGLLEALGVSSRSLDRMVWAARDAGAEGAKLTGAGGGGCVVALDETDETSTALRFTPGCEEAFRAELDRDGVRVEQPPSDDRMEGA
- a CDS encoding isopentenyl phosphate kinase gives rise to the protein MTTVLKLGGSVVTEKDRDETVDGPELDRAASAVAAARSGGGGDGSGGTGDAVDDLVIVHGGGSFGHPNAAGWGVTTEEGTRDADGVLAIHGAMTTLNKFVLRRLRDEGVPAVPVHPLSAAHRDADADLTLPTGQVRTLLDEGFVPVLHGDVIAHAGEGVTVLSGDEIVAELAGQLDAERVGVCSTVPGVLDADDEDSVDEASVIAEISSFDDVADVLGGSDATDVSGGMAGKVRELLALDVPASIFDLDALSAFLAGERPGTTIRGDEK
- a CDS encoding tyrosine-type recombinase/integrase, translating into MSEARSGAGDVDDPIAYFVQDVGYHGKTERTQEAYERVLREFEAFLADGTTRSSSGVTVREATHRDCMEWIHAKRGELADSTIATYASYLHRFYGYMTQVDAFDSNPMTIVVEQMDESIDTDPARRELSVAEMRSFVADIRHPLDRAVIVTLLKTGMRAGELCNLDVRDLYLSDEPGGARQSIRPSVSGRPDSLYVSAEPRQGVEVNGERRTESNKRKRDTVIPVDDELSRVLVRWLAVRPDAVSDAEPLFVGTRDGWGQRLSIDAVHRIVTDHAADQGWYRTGGGAAENVTPHYFRHFFTTHLRSETGDRGIVKYLRGDVAEDVIDTYTHDWGDRVRETYESNVYALLS